Genomic segment of Truepera radiovictrix DSM 17093:
TCTTGCGGCGCGCTCGGCAGGGTGCCCGCTTCAAGGGCCGCGAGCGCCTCCGTGAGCGCGTCTGCTCCCAGCTCGGCGAGGCGCGTAAAGAGCGTCACGGCGGTGTCGTCCGGCGCGACGCCGAGGCGCCGCTGCAACCGCACCGGCCCCGTGTCGAGCCCCGCTTCGGTCTGCATGATGCTGACGCCCGTCTCCGTCTCTCCCTCTATCAGCGCCCACTGGATGGGGGCCGCGCCGCGGTACTTGGGCAGCAAGGAGGCGTGGACGTTGAGAAACCCGTGCTTGGGCGCGTCCAGCAGGGCTTGCGGCAGGATCTTGCCGTAGGCGGCGGTGACGGCCACGTCGAGCCCTAGCCCGCGCACGAGCTCCAGAAACGCCGCGTTCCCCTTCAGGCGCGCGGGTTGCTCGAGCCGGAGCCCCAGCTCGCGCGCGCGCTGCGCTACGGGCGGCGGGGTCAGCTTGTAGCCGCGCCCGGCAGGTTTGTCGGGTTGCGCCACGACCAGAGCGACCTCGTGGCGCTGAAGAAGCGCCTCCAGGGTCGGCAGGGCGAACGCGGGCGAACCGAACAGGGCGACCCTCACACCGGCGCCCCCTTTTCCCGCAGCTCTTTGAGGTACGCCTTGGCTTGGCGCTGCAGCTCGGCGAGCTCGCGGCGGTGCGCCTCCATAAAGGCGCGCCTCTCGGCCTCGGGGAGGCGGTCGAAAAAGAGCACCCCGTCTAGGTGGTCGAGCTCGTGCTGAATGACGTGCGCGAAGTGCCCCTCGGCCTCGCGCTCGTGCCAGGCGCCCTGGAGGTCCTGGTAGCGCACCCGCACGGTGCGGTCGCGCTTCATCTTCTCGATAAACAGCCCCGGCACGCTGAGGCAGCCGTCGACGCCGTACTGCGTGCCGCTGCGCGCGATGATCTCGGGGTTGACCATGACGTGCTCGGCGACGACGCCCCAGCGCTCGCGCTTCTCGTCGGGGCTTAGAGCCTCCGCCTCCGCCTCGCCCTCCTGCCCCGCGGCCTCCTCGGCGGCGCGCGGGGCGAGTTCGAGCGCCACGAAAAGGCGTTTCGAGAGCCCGATCTGCGGCGCCGCCAGACCGACCCCGTTGGCCTCGAACATGGTTTCGATCATGTCTTTCGCGAGCGTCTCCAGCTCGCCGTCAAAGTGCGTCACCGGGCGCGCGACCTTGCGCAGCACCGGGTCGCCAAAGTAGCGGATGTGGTATTTCACGCGTCCCTTTCTCCTGCTAGCCGCGCGCCTCGAGCCCTCTTGCGGCGCGCGCTTTAGGCGTATCTTACGCGCTTTGCCCCCTCTGGGCTGTTTCGCTCGGGGCGTTACGGCGCCCGCTCCGGTGGGGGGCCGCTCGGCGCTTTTGCGGCGAGCGCGACCTCGAGGCGCGGCAGCTCCAACGCCGTGACCCCCTCGGGGAGCTCGAGCGCGACCTCGAGGGTGTGCTGCCCCGGCCCCACGTCCTGCGGCACGACGGCCGTGGCGCGCACCCGCTCGAGCGCCGCGAGCTCCGCTTCGGAGCCCGCCAAGAGCGCCTCGGGCTGACTCAGGGTCGCCGAACGCACCTCGAGCGAGGGTAGGGAGAGGGGACGCAGCACGACCGGGACGCGGCGCGTGTAGAGCACCGGCGCCGCGTCGACGCTGAGCTCGACCTCGGCGGGCTGCACCTGCACCTCGGGGACCGGCAGCCCCGCCTCGTCGACGGCGTAGACGGGTACGGTGGAGACCGCTCCCCCCGGGCGCAGGGGGGCCAAAACCCGCGCGACCTGCGCCACCTGCGATTCGGGGCCCGACACGACCACGGCGCTCGGCAGGGCCCGCGCCTCTAGCTGCACGTCGTCGGGGGGCTCCCCGACGAGGGCGACCTCGACCGGTAC
This window contains:
- a CDS encoding peptide deformylase, yielding MKYHIRYFGDPVLRKVARPVTHFDGELETLAKDMIETMFEANGVGLAAPQIGLSKRLFVALELAPRAAEEAAGQEGEAEAEALSPDEKRERWGVVAEHVMVNPEIIARSGTQYGVDGCLSVPGLFIEKMKRDRTVRVRYQDLQGAWHEREAEGHFAHVIQHELDHLDGVLFFDRLPEAERRAFMEAHRRELAELQRQAKAYLKELREKGAPV
- a CDS encoding CdaR family protein; translated protein: MDNADKPGSPGGAVWRRARAALQALPEGFAGLWRRLRHNWRLKLGALLLAVVLWLFISMDDTVIGQRTLRAPLKVEGLGSQQVVSGVPDAVEVRLSGPAHRVGALNPSGVDAVLDLRGVTGAFEQTVRVFPPQGINLISVRPSEIWGSVETLVEQPVPVEVALVGEPPDDVQLEARALPSAVVVSGPESQVAQVARVLAPLRPGGAVSTVPVYAVDEAGLPVPEVQVQPAEVELSVDAAPVLYTRRVPVVLRPLSLPSLEVRSATLSQPEALLAGSEAELAALERVRATAVVPQDVGPGQHTLEVALELPEGVTALELPRLEVALAAKAPSGPPPERAP
- the fmt gene encoding methionyl-tRNA formyltransferase, with protein sequence MRVALFGSPAFALPTLEALLQRHEVALVVAQPDKPAGRGYKLTPPPVAQRARELGLRLEQPARLKGNAAFLELVRGLGLDVAVTAAYGKILPQALLDAPKHGFLNVHASLLPKYRGAAPIQWALIEGETETGVSIMQTEAGLDTGPVRLQRRLGVAPDDTAVTLFTRLAELGADALTEALAALEAGTLPSAPQDEARATYAPLLTKADGRVRWEDAAAAIYNRYRGVFAWPGSWTPHRGGTLKILEMSPVSAPAAARGAPGTVLAVGAEGVTVAAGEGAVLLRAVQPAGRGKMDARAWAGGYGVRVGERLGCAATAAEAAGGARG